GTTTGGGGCTACAACCCCATCGAGGGTTCAAATCCCTCCGCCTCCGCCAGCGCACGACCCCCGCCGGCCGCGAGCCGGCGGGGGTCGTGCCATGCCCGCGTCCGCTGCTCGCCGCGGCGCCGTGCGACCGCACCCGACTGCAGGTTTGTGCATTGCAGGAACCTGGCCCACACCGTCCGGGTGTGGGGAGCGCGACCTGGGGCAGACTCGGGGCACGGGCCACGATCTGGCCCGCATGAGCGAAGGAAGGGTCGTCCCATGAAGATCGTCCGCAAGGCTGGAGCCCTCGTCGCCGCCACGGCACTCGCCGTCGGCCTGCTCGGAGCCGCCGCGCCCGCCCAGGCCATGGACAGCAGCTGGGGCTGCGGCGGCTGTCGCCCCGCCCCCTGAGTCCCCGCAGCCCCCAGCAGCTCCCCCCGCGGCGTCGTCCGCGCATCTGAGGCCCCTCCCCTCCCGGTGGGGCCTTCGGTGTGTCTCAGGCCCCCTCGGGGCTCCCTGGCCCTGCTGGGGCCCCCAGGGGCCCTGAGGCGCCGGGGGAGTCGGGGGTCTCGGTGCCCGAGATCCCGAGCCGCCCCATGGTGTAGCCGAGCTGGAAGCGGGTCTCCGCCTCGTACTCGTCCTTGAGGTCGGCCACGTAGCCGGCGTAGGTGCGCGGGCTGACGCCGAGCCGCTTGGCGCTGACCGGGTCGGCGTGGCCCTCGACCAGCATCCGGATCGTCATCTGGCGCTGCTCGACCGCGATGTCGCGCAGCAGCGACGTGTCCTTGTTCGTGAACGCGCGGCCGCGGCCCCAGGCCCGCTCGAAGACGTCGACGAGGTAGGCGACCACGGAGGGCTCCCGCACCGCGATGGCGACGGTCAGGTCCTCGGCGGCCGGGATGATCGCGACCCGGCGGTCCACCACGATCATCCGGTTGAAGAACTCGTCGAGCGTGCGGACCTCCGCGCCGCGCTCGGTGACCGAGGCGACGTACTGGTGGGTGATGGTGCTGCGGCGGGCACTGTGCTGGTAGAGCGTGCGGATCCGGACGCCGCGCTCGAGGGCGGCGATGTCGCGCTGGGCGGCCGCCGCGAGGGTGGCGGCGTCCCGGCCGGCCTGCGGCTGCGCGGTCAGCATCTCGTCCTCCACCTCGGCCACCAGCGCCTCGAGGTAGCTGCTGATGGCGCCGTCGCGCAGGTAGGTGAAGGGGCCGCCGCGCTCGTTCTGGGGCGCCCGGCGCCAGGTCTGGGCCAGCCCGCCGAAGGCGCGCGCCCACTGCGAGGACTCCTCCAGCAGCCGGCTGCCGCTCTGGCTGAGCGGGGAGACCACGCGCGACTGCACGGTGCTGGGGTCCTCGGGCAGGTACGTCGCCCCCTCCGGGTCGAGGTGGAGCAGCCCGAGCTCGAGCAGCAGGGCGAACGCGGCGTGGGTGTCGGCGCCGTCCTGCACCCGCGCGTCGTCGACGCCCAGCCCGCCCTCGGCGACCGCCGCCTCGTAGAGCGGCGCGGCCCCGGACTCGAAGAGGGCCCGGTGCTCGGGACCGTAGCGCGACAACGGGTCCTCCTGGAGGGCTCGGAAGGGGTCAGGGGGGATCGGCCGGGGGCTGCCCCGAGGTGGCCGGGCGGACGATCCTCGCACATCGGCGGGGTCCCCGGACGCAACAGACCCCGCCCCCCGGAGCGGGGCGGGGCCTGCGGCGTTTGACGCTCAGAGGCGGTGGGCTCAGACGCCCAGGCGGGCCTTCAGGCCGTCGAGCTCGCTCCAGAGCACGCCCGGCAGGTCGTCGCCGAACTTCTCGAACCACTCCTGGATCTGCGGGATCTCGGCCTTCCACTCCTCGGCGTCGACCTCGAGCGCGGCGTGCAGCGCCTCGTCGGTCATGTCGAGACCGTCGGTGTCGAGCGCCTCGGGGGTGGGCACGTAGCCGATGGGGGTCTCCCGGGCGCCGGCCTGGCCGTCCATGCGCTCCACGACCCACTTCAGCACGCGGCTGTTCTCGCCGAAGCCGGGCCACAGGAAGCCGCCCTCGTCGTCGCGGCGGAACCAGTTGACGTAGAAGATCTTCGGCAGCTTGGCGGCGTCGTTGTCCTTGCCGATGTTGATCCAGTGGCTGAAGTAGTCACCGGCGTTGTAGCCGATGAAGGGGAGCATCGCCATCGGGTCGCGGCGCACGACGCCGACCGCACCGGTCGCGGCGGCGGTGGTCTCCGAGGAGAGCGTCGCGCCGAGGAAGGTGCCGTGGGTCCAGTCGCGGGCCTCGAAGACCAGCGGGACGGTCGTCTTGCGACGACCACCGAAGAGGATCGCGTCGATCGGGACGCCGCGCGGGTCGTCGTACTCGGCCGCGAGGATGTCGCACTGCTTGATCGGGGTGCAGTAGCGGCTGTTCGGGTGGCTGGAGAGCTCCTCGGAGTCCGGGGTCCAGGGCTCGCCCTTCCAGGAGGTGGCCCTGGCCGGCGGGTTCTCCAGGCCCTCCCACCACACGTCGCCGTCCTCGGTGAGCGCGACGTTGGTGAAGACGGAGTTGCCCTTGTTGATGGTGCGCATGGCGTTGGGGTTGGTGTGCTCGTTGGTGCCCGGCGCCACGCCGAAGAAGCCGTACTCGGGGTTGACCGCCCACAGGCGGCCGTCCTCGCCGATGCGCATCCAGGCGATGTCGTCGCCCAGGGTCTCGACCTTCCAGCCCGGGATGGTCGGCTGCAGCATGGCCAGGTTGGTCTTGCCGCAGGCGCTGGGGAAGGCCGCGGCGACGTACTTGGTCACGCCCTGGGGGCTGGTGAGCTTGAGGATGAGCATGTGCTCGGCCAGCCAGCCCTCGTCGCGCGCCATCACCGAGGCGATGCGCAGCGCGTAGCACTTCTTGCCCAGCAGCGCGTTGCCGCCGTAGCCGGAGCCGAAGGACCAGATGGTCCGCTCCTCGGGGAACTGCACGATGTACTTCGTGTCGTTGCAGGGCCACTTCACGTCGGCCTGGCCCTCGGCGAGGGGGTGGCCCACGGAGTGCACGGCCTGCACGAAGTCGGCGTCCAGCTCGGTCATCCGGTCCAGGACCTTGGAGCCCATGCGGGCCATCACGCGCATCGAGGCGGTGACGTAGGCGGAGTCGGTGAGCTCGATGCCGAACATCGGCTTCTCGGCGTCGAGGTGACCCATGACGAAGGGGATGACGTACATGGTGCGCCCGGTCATGCAGCCGTCGTACAGGCCCCGCATGAGGGTCTTCATCTCGTCGGGCGCCATCCAGTTGTTGGTGGGCCCGCAGTCCTTCTCGTCGACCGAGCAGATGTAGGTGCGGTCCTCGACGCGCGCCACGTCGATGGGGTCGGAGGCCGCGTAGTACGAGTTCGGCTTGATCGAGGGGTTCAGCTGGGTGAACGTGCCGGTGCCGACGAGCGCGTCGGTCAGCTTGGTCCACTCCTCGTCGGAGCCGGTGCACCAGTAGACGGCGTCGGGCTTGGTCATCGCCGCGATCTCCGCGACGAAGTCCAGGATCCCCTGGTGGGTCGTGGGAGCGTCGCTCAGTGCCTGGTCGGCGGTCATCTGCTTCTTACCTCTCGCGCATTCGCGGGGACCGGACCTCGCGCAGCGGGGTCGGCGCCCCGGCCGTCGAGCGTATCGACGGAGTGTCGTGGAGCTGATGTGGATCGCACGGCATCGTTGCCGCCGACTTTTGTGGGCCGGGGCGCGCGTGGAGACGAGCGGACCCGGATTGCGGCGAATGTACCGCTGCCCGTCGGGGACCGACCATTGGATCGTTCAACGCACAGTGGGCTCCGTCACACCTATGCCGCGCGGCCACGGCGGGCGGGCGGCCCCCCGAGGGCCCGATTTCGGCTCGCCGCCCGGACTGCGCTAATCTCCTTGGGTCGCACGGTCCGCCGTGTCGAAGGGCGCCTGTAGCTCAACGGATAGAGCATCTGACTACGGATCAGAAGGTTTGGGGTTCGAATCCCTACAGGCGCACAGATCACGAAGCCCGGTCCTCTCGGACCGGGCTTCTCCTGTTCCTGCGGTCCACCGGGCCTCGCAGGCGGCGCCGGCCACCCGAGGTCCGCGCGGGGGTCACCGTCGAGACCTGTCCAACTCGTGGCCCGAGCCCTGTCACTTTCCCTCGTGTCCCAGCGCGCAGCTGCTTCGTAGTTTGAGCCCTTCCAGCCGCTTCGACTGTGAGGACTGCACCATGAGCAGCACCGCCCCCCTGCGCTACGGGCCCGACGACCGTCCGCCCTTGCGCACCGCCGTGCCGCTGGGGCTCCAGCACGTCATGGTGATGATGGCCAGCAACGTCACCATCCCGGTCATCCTGGCCGGCGCGATCGGGTCCAGCCCCGAGGACACCGCCTTCCTGGTCCAGATGGCGCTGCTCGTCGCCGGCATCGCCACCCTCGTCCAGACCGTGGGCATCGGCCCCGTCGGGGCGCGGCTGCCGCTGGTGCAGGGCACCAGCTTCGGGTTCCTCGTGGTGGCGATCCCGCTGGCCCAGGAGTACGGCTTGGCCGCGGTGTTCGGAGGGGCGCTCTTCGCCGGAGTGGTCCAGATCTTCTTCGGCGCCGTCTTCACCAAGATCCGCCACCTCTTCCCGCCGCTGGTCGCCGGGATCGTGGTGCTGGTGATCGGTGTCGGCCTGATCCCGACCGGGATCCTGCTCTTCGGGGGCGGTGCGGGTGCGGAGGACCTCGGTTCCCTGCGCAACCTGGGCGTGGCCTCGTTCGTGCTGATCGCGATCCTGCTGATCTACCGCTTCGGGAAGGGCTTCGTGGGGGCCGCCGCGGTCCTGTTCGGCCTGGCGCTGGGTTACCTGTTGGCGACCACCCTGGGCATGGTCGACTGGGGCCGGGTGGCCGATGAGAAGTGGCTGGCCGCTCCCCGGCCCCTGGAGTTCGGTCTGGACTTCCCGGCCGCCGCGCTCATCGCGATGGGTGCCATGGCTGTCGCCACCTCCATCGAGACGGTGGGTGACATCTCCGCCCTCACCAAGACCGGTGCCGGACGGGAGGCCACGCCCCAGGAGATGCGGGGCGGCCTGATGGGCGACGGTCTCGGCACGGCGCTGGCTGCCCTGTTCAGCGCGCTGCCCAACACGTCGTTCTCCCAGAACGTCGGCCTGGTCGCCTTCACCGGGGTGATGAGCCGCTTCGTCGTCACCATCGGCGCCTGCTTCCTGATCCTCTCCGGCTTCGTCCCCAAGGTGGCGGTCGTCATCGCCGTCGTCCCGGCCCCCGTCATCGGTGGCGCGGCGGTCGTGATGTTCGGGATGATCATCTCGGCAGGGATCAGCCTGATCACGACGAACCCGCTCACCCAGAACGACCTGATCATCGTGGCCGTGTCCGTGGTGGTGGGCCAGGGGTTCGCCCTGCAGCCGGAGGTGGCGGCGCAGTTCCACTCCAACGTCGCGGCCCTGTTCACCTCGGGCATCGTGCCGGCCGCCGTCATCGCGGCTGTCCTCTACCGGCTCAAGCCCAAGCACGAGCGCGATGCCGACGCGGCGGCCAGTGCCGGTGCCGCGGTCACGCAGCAGCCGTCCGAGAGGTCCCTGCCGGCTGCCGAGTAACAGGACCGGCACGCCGTGACCCTCATCGGCCCCTGGACGTCATGGTGGCCTCGGTCAGTCGAGGGTGGCGAGCAGCCCCGCCAGGTCCGCGGCATCCTGTGCCTCGAGAGGGGGCTGCGGGCCCTCCGGGTCCACAGCGTGCCCGGGACGGGCCAGCCGGATCGTGGTGATCCCGGCCTCCAGCGCACCGCGCACGTCGCGTGCCGAGGCAGCGACGTGCACGAGCCGCTGGGGAGCGACC
This Nocardioides dokdonensis FR1436 DNA region includes the following protein-coding sequences:
- a CDS encoding LuxR family transcriptional regulator, which translates into the protein MSRYGPEHRALFESGAAPLYEAAVAEGGLGVDDARVQDGADTHAAFALLLELGLLHLDPEGATYLPEDPSTVQSRVVSPLSQSGSRLLEESSQWARAFGGLAQTWRRAPQNERGGPFTYLRDGAISSYLEALVAEVEDEMLTAQPQAGRDAATLAAAAQRDIAALERGVRIRTLYQHSARRSTITHQYVASVTERGAEVRTLDEFFNRMIVVDRRVAIIPAAEDLTVAIAVREPSVVAYLVDVFERAWGRGRAFTNKDTSLLRDIAVEQRQMTIRMLVEGHADPVSAKRLGVSPRTYAGYVADLKDEYEAETRFQLGYTMGRLGISGTETPDSPGASGPLGAPAGPGSPEGA
- a CDS encoding phosphoenolpyruvate carboxykinase (GTP), giving the protein MTADQALSDAPTTHQGILDFVAEIAAMTKPDAVYWCTGSDEEWTKLTDALVGTGTFTQLNPSIKPNSYYAASDPIDVARVEDRTYICSVDEKDCGPTNNWMAPDEMKTLMRGLYDGCMTGRTMYVIPFVMGHLDAEKPMFGIELTDSAYVTASMRVMARMGSKVLDRMTELDADFVQAVHSVGHPLAEGQADVKWPCNDTKYIVQFPEERTIWSFGSGYGGNALLGKKCYALRIASVMARDEGWLAEHMLILKLTSPQGVTKYVAAAFPSACGKTNLAMLQPTIPGWKVETLGDDIAWMRIGEDGRLWAVNPEYGFFGVAPGTNEHTNPNAMRTINKGNSVFTNVALTEDGDVWWEGLENPPARATSWKGEPWTPDSEELSSHPNSRYCTPIKQCDILAAEYDDPRGVPIDAILFGGRRKTTVPLVFEARDWTHGTFLGATLSSETTAAATGAVGVVRRDPMAMLPFIGYNAGDYFSHWINIGKDNDAAKLPKIFYVNWFRRDDEGGFLWPGFGENSRVLKWVVERMDGQAGARETPIGYVPTPEALDTDGLDMTDEALHAALEVDAEEWKAEIPQIQEWFEKFGDDLPGVLWSELDGLKARLGV
- a CDS encoding uracil-xanthine permease family protein, with the translated sequence MSSTAPLRYGPDDRPPLRTAVPLGLQHVMVMMASNVTIPVILAGAIGSSPEDTAFLVQMALLVAGIATLVQTVGIGPVGARLPLVQGTSFGFLVVAIPLAQEYGLAAVFGGALFAGVVQIFFGAVFTKIRHLFPPLVAGIVVLVIGVGLIPTGILLFGGGAGAEDLGSLRNLGVASFVLIAILLIYRFGKGFVGAAAVLFGLALGYLLATTLGMVDWGRVADEKWLAAPRPLEFGLDFPAAALIAMGAMAVATSIETVGDISALTKTGAGREATPQEMRGGLMGDGLGTALAALFSALPNTSFSQNVGLVAFTGVMSRFVVTIGACFLILSGFVPKVAVVIAVVPAPVIGGAAVVMFGMIISAGISLITTNPLTQNDLIIVAVSVVVGQGFALQPEVAAQFHSNVAALFTSGIVPAAVIAAVLYRLKPKHERDADAAASAGAAVTQQPSERSLPAAE